A part of Citrifermentans bremense genomic DNA contains:
- a CDS encoding DUF1858 domain-containing protein has translation MSQVTKDMTFAAVMRMHPDVVKVLAKYNLGCIGCMGAQNESLEQGCAAHGINVDEIVADINKLF, from the coding sequence ATGTCTCAGGTAACCAAGGATATGACTTTTGCCGCAGTAATGAGGATGCATCCGGACGTCGTCAAGGTGCTTGCCAAATACAACCTCGGCTGCATCGGCTGCATGGGTGCACAGAACGAGTCACTGGAGCAGGGATGCGCGGCCCACGGCATCAACGTGGACGAGATCGTCGCCGACATCAACAAGCTTTTCTAG
- the greA gene encoding transcription elongation factor GreA produces MSQTVPLTKESYEALQEDLKRLIKEERPKVIQDIAEARAHGDLSENAEYDAAKNRQGFIEGRILELGDKLARAYVVDLSNLKPDKVVFGATVTVYDTATEEELTYKIVGEDEADIKQGKISCTSPVGKALIGHKLDDSVRVSVPAGVKEYEIIEIRYE; encoded by the coding sequence ATGTCTCAGACAGTTCCATTGACCAAGGAGAGTTACGAGGCCCTTCAGGAAGACCTGAAACGCCTGATAAAGGAAGAGCGCCCCAAGGTGATTCAGGATATCGCCGAGGCGAGGGCCCATGGTGACCTTTCCGAAAACGCGGAGTACGATGCCGCCAAGAACCGTCAGGGTTTCATCGAAGGGCGTATCCTCGAGTTGGGTGATAAGTTGGCACGCGCCTACGTGGTCGACCTCTCCAACCTGAAGCCCGACAAGGTGGTTTTCGGCGCCACGGTGACGGTCTATGATACGGCGACCGAGGAAGAACTTACCTACAAGATCGTCGGCGAGGACGAGGCCGACATCAAGCAGGGCAAGATCTCCTGCACCTCCCCGGTCGGCAAGGCCCTCATCGGGCACAAACTGGACGACAGCGTCAGGGTGAGCGTCCCCGCGGGCGTCAAAGAGTACGAGATTATCGAGATACGCTACGAATAG
- the recG gene encoding ATP-dependent DNA helicase RecG — MPTITLAPDGSIPLPEQLRNDLKLRPGDLVSVEVVDGTLRISKQKPAKETRTAASQAKPAAAIAQTAVPAELQTPMLSIKGVGPKLAAILSKKGLNTVEDALYLLPNRYEDRRELKKIAQLRPGNSEAFFATVVSAGAQTTKGGRRYFEAIVKDETGSLPLKWFHFHPNFLSKQLVPGRQGIFISDVAQFGFQREMHHPEVEWAAEGEDLSQVMARDPDNFGSILPVYPLTEGVSQKVMRRIMRDAVQRYSRYVKGALPEDLVQRHKLLSLPVALREAHLPAQDSDLSALNSGRSAAHRSLAYDELFFLQLGLALKRRGVAVEEGISFKVTHRYTKELLKLLPFSLTGAQKRVLSEIKEDMMSPHPMHRLVQGDVGCGKTLVALMAALVCVENDYQVAIMAPTELLAEQHYLNIHGYCEKLGIEVALLTASVKGKGDTLERIASGTTRIVIGTHAVIQEKVEFNRLGLGIIDEQHRFGVVQRALLKKKGANPDILVMTATPIPRTLSMTVFGDLSLSVIDELPPGRTPIETRMVRESRRKEVYALVRDEVAKGRQAYVIYPLVEETEKSDLKAAVQMAEHLAQEVFPDLRVAVLHGRMPATEKEAVMKEFKAGSTDILVATTVIEVGIDVPNATVMVIEHAERFGLSQLHQLRGRVGRGSEQSRCILLAGNKLSEDGQKRLEVMVQSSDGFVIAEADLQIRGPGDFLGTRQAGLPELRVADILRDGGVLEQARKDAFALVEGDPELNAPGHERLRGELMLRWGGRLELASIG; from the coding sequence ATGCCGACCATAACCCTCGCGCCAGACGGGTCCATCCCGCTTCCTGAACAGCTCAGAAACGATCTGAAGCTTCGCCCGGGGGACCTGGTGAGCGTAGAGGTCGTGGACGGGACACTCCGCATCTCCAAGCAGAAACCAGCCAAAGAAACACGTACCGCCGCCTCCCAAGCAAAGCCGGCCGCTGCCATCGCGCAGACAGCCGTCCCCGCCGAACTGCAGACCCCGATGCTTAGCATCAAGGGGGTAGGGCCGAAGCTCGCCGCGATCCTTTCCAAGAAGGGGTTGAACACGGTGGAGGACGCGCTTTACCTCCTCCCCAACCGCTACGAGGACCGTCGCGAGCTGAAGAAGATAGCGCAGCTGCGTCCTGGAAACAGCGAGGCCTTCTTCGCCACCGTGGTCTCAGCCGGGGCGCAGACGACCAAGGGGGGGCGGCGCTACTTCGAGGCCATCGTCAAGGACGAGACGGGGAGCCTGCCGCTCAAGTGGTTTCATTTCCACCCGAACTTCCTGAGTAAGCAGCTGGTCCCCGGGCGGCAGGGGATCTTCATCAGCGACGTCGCCCAGTTCGGCTTCCAGCGCGAGATGCATCACCCCGAGGTCGAATGGGCCGCCGAGGGGGAGGATCTCTCCCAGGTGATGGCGCGCGACCCCGACAACTTCGGCAGTATCCTTCCGGTCTACCCGCTCACCGAGGGGGTGAGCCAGAAGGTGATGCGCCGCATCATGCGCGACGCCGTGCAGCGCTACAGCCGCTACGTCAAGGGGGCGCTCCCGGAGGATCTCGTGCAGCGCCACAAGCTCCTCTCCCTTCCAGTGGCGCTTCGCGAGGCGCACCTTCCCGCCCAGGACAGCGACCTCTCCGCGCTCAACAGCGGCCGCAGCGCCGCGCACCGCTCGCTCGCCTACGACGAGCTCTTCTTCCTGCAACTGGGGCTCGCCCTCAAGAGGCGCGGCGTAGCCGTCGAGGAAGGCATCAGCTTCAAGGTGACCCATCGCTACACCAAGGAGCTCCTCAAGTTGCTTCCCTTCAGCCTGACCGGCGCCCAGAAACGGGTCCTCTCCGAGATCAAGGAAGACATGATGTCGCCCCACCCGATGCACCGGCTGGTGCAGGGGGACGTGGGGTGCGGGAAGACGCTCGTCGCACTCATGGCCGCACTTGTCTGCGTCGAGAACGATTACCAGGTCGCCATCATGGCCCCCACGGAGCTTCTGGCCGAGCAGCACTACCTGAACATCCACGGCTACTGCGAGAAGCTCGGCATCGAGGTGGCGCTTCTGACCGCGAGCGTGAAGGGGAAGGGGGATACGCTGGAGAGGATAGCTTCCGGCACGACCAGGATCGTAATCGGAACCCATGCCGTGATCCAGGAGAAGGTCGAATTCAACCGGCTGGGGCTGGGCATCATCGACGAACAGCACCGCTTCGGCGTGGTGCAGCGTGCCCTGTTGAAGAAGAAGGGGGCGAACCCGGACATCCTGGTGATGACGGCGACCCCGATCCCGCGCACCCTCTCCATGACCGTCTTCGGCGACCTTTCCTTATCCGTTATCGACGAGCTGCCGCCTGGACGGACCCCCATCGAGACCCGGATGGTGCGCGAGTCGCGTCGCAAGGAAGTGTACGCGCTGGTCAGGGATGAGGTGGCGAAGGGGAGGCAGGCTTACGTTATCTACCCCTTGGTCGAGGAGACTGAGAAGAGCGACCTGAAGGCCGCGGTGCAGATGGCCGAGCACCTGGCGCAGGAGGTCTTTCCCGACCTGCGCGTCGCCGTCCTGCACGGGCGGATGCCCGCCACCGAGAAGGAAGCGGTGATGAAGGAGTTCAAGGCGGGCTCGACGGACATCCTGGTCGCCACCACGGTCATCGAGGTCGGCATCGACGTCCCCAACGCGACCGTCATGGTCATCGAGCACGCGGAGCGCTTCGGCCTCTCCCAGTTGCACCAGTTGCGGGGGAGGGTAGGGCGCGGCAGCGAGCAGTCGCGCTGTATCCTGCTCGCTGGGAACAAGCTTTCCGAGGACGGCCAGAAGCGTCTTGAGGTGATGGTGCAGAGCTCCGACGGGTTTGTCATCGCCGAGGCCGACCTTCAGATCAGGGGACCCGGGGACTTCCTGGGGACCAGACAGGCGGGGCTTCCCGAACTGCGGGTGGCAGATATACTGCGGGACGGCGGCGTCCTGGAGCAGGCGCGCAAGGATGCCTTCGCCCTGGTCGAGGGCGACCCGGAGCTGAACGCGCCCGGACACGAGCGCCTGCGAGGGGAATTGATGCTGCGCTGGGGCGGGAGATTGGAGCTGGCGAGCATCGGGTGA